A section of the Streptomyces sp. NBC_00178 genome encodes:
- a CDS encoding rhodanese-like domain-containing protein, translating into MISPASLSPAQAAARLEEFTVIDVRAPGEYASGHVPGALNIPLDRLAEALPALKSVAARGSLLVVCASGVRSVRACEILADADIDAAALTGGTSAWEGEGRALDRPAGARTTWPMERQVRLAAGSLVVAGLLAGRRLPAARWLSAGVGAGLVYSAASNTCGMAAVLGKLPHNRAPQAEAGLIATLDALQG; encoded by the coding sequence GTGATCAGCCCCGCATCCCTCTCCCCCGCCCAGGCCGCGGCCCGTCTGGAGGAGTTCACCGTCATCGACGTACGGGCTCCCGGCGAGTACGCCTCGGGACACGTGCCGGGCGCGCTGAACATCCCGCTCGACCGGCTCGCGGAGGCGCTGCCCGCCCTGAAGTCGGTCGCGGCCCGGGGCTCACTGCTGGTGGTGTGCGCGTCCGGGGTACGGTCCGTCCGCGCCTGCGAGATCCTCGCCGACGCCGACATCGACGCCGCCGCGCTGACCGGCGGCACCTCGGCCTGGGAGGGCGAAGGACGCGCTCTCGACCGCCCGGCGGGAGCCCGGACGACGTGGCCCATGGAGCGCCAGGTGCGACTCGCCGCCGGCTCGCTGGTGGTGGCCGGCCTGCTCGCCGGCCGGCGCCTTCCCGCGGCGCGCTGGCTGTCGGCCGGAGTCGGCGCCGGTCTGGTCTACTCCGCGGCGAGCAACACCTGCGGCATGGCGGCGGTCCTGGGGAAGCTCCCGCACAACCGTGCGCCGCAGGCGGAGGCCGGCCTGATCGCGACCCTGGACGCCCTGCAGGGCTGA
- a CDS encoding PIG-L deacetylase family protein, whose amino-acid sequence MTQQQLEPMPADWQRALAVVAHPDDLEYGCAAAVAGWTDGGKEVTYLLASRGEAGIDTIAPEECAPLREREQRASAAAVGVDGVEFLDHRDGVIEYGTALRRDIAAAIRRYRPELLITLNHRDTWGGVAWNTPDHRAVGRATLDAAADAGNRWIFPELRERGLEPWDGVRWVAVAGTDRPTHAVDATPGFERAVQSLLAHRTYIEVLTDEEPEAYCRRFLAGATEGAAERFGGRPAVAFEVFSR is encoded by the coding sequence ATGACACAGCAGCAGCTGGAACCCATGCCCGCGGACTGGCAGCGGGCCCTGGCGGTGGTCGCCCACCCCGACGACCTGGAATACGGCTGCGCAGCCGCGGTGGCCGGATGGACCGACGGGGGGAAGGAGGTCACCTACCTCCTGGCCAGTCGCGGCGAGGCCGGGATCGACACCATCGCCCCCGAGGAGTGTGCGCCGTTGCGCGAACGGGAACAGCGGGCGAGCGCCGCCGCCGTGGGTGTCGACGGTGTGGAGTTCCTGGACCACCGGGACGGCGTCATCGAGTACGGCACGGCTCTGCGCCGCGACATCGCCGCGGCCATCCGCCGGTACCGGCCCGAACTGCTCATCACGCTCAACCACCGCGACACCTGGGGTGGCGTGGCGTGGAACACCCCCGACCACCGCGCGGTCGGCCGGGCCACCCTGGACGCCGCGGCCGACGCGGGCAACCGCTGGATCTTCCCCGAGCTCCGCGAGCGCGGGCTCGAGCCGTGGGACGGCGTGCGCTGGGTCGCCGTGGCCGGCACCGACCGGCCCACCCACGCGGTCGACGCGACTCCGGGGTTCGAGCGTGCCGTCCAGTCCCTCCTCGCCCACCGCACCTACATCGAGGTGCTGACCGACGAGGAGCCGGAGGCGTACTGCCGCAGGTTCCTGGCCGGCGCCACCGAGGGCGCGGCCGAGCGCTTCGGCGGCCGCCCGGCCGTCGCGTTCGAGGTCTTCAGCCGCTGA
- a CDS encoding DUF3817 domain-containing protein, with amino-acid sequence MPRPLRIAAHAELASLTVLLTNLATVHLPDVSALAGPVHGCAYLLVVLLTVRAPGADGETKLCALIPGVGGLLASRRYERASTRGHRASPPARLSG; translated from the coding sequence GTGCCGCGCCCGCTCCGGATCGCCGCCCACGCGGAACTCGCCTCCCTGACGGTGCTCCTCACCAACCTGGCGACGGTCCATCTGCCCGACGTGTCCGCCCTGGCCGGGCCCGTCCACGGCTGCGCGTACCTCCTCGTCGTCCTCCTCACCGTCCGCGCCCCGGGGGCGGACGGTGAGACGAAGCTGTGCGCGCTGATACCGGGGGTGGGCGGTCTGCTCGCCTCGCGCCGGTACGAGCGGGCGTCCACCCGCGGCCACCGCGCAAGCCCTCCGGCCCGGCTCAGCGGCTGA
- a CDS encoding DJ-1/PfpI family protein: protein MLAQIVLFDGFDPLDVVAPYEVLHAGGVAADGALTVQLVSAEGPRDVPSGIPPLSLRATGPLDPARAGLVVLPGAAGRMPDGPGQAEEDSVPAVLARALGTGLPPLLAACVGRPELCVATVCGGSLLLAMAGLIGGRPAVTHHDGMGALADAGARPVEARVVDDGDLVTAGGVTSGLDLGLHLLERELGPAIALRVERLFAHERRGVVWRPAA, encoded by the coding sequence ATGCTCGCCCAGATCGTCCTGTTCGACGGCTTCGACCCGTTGGACGTGGTCGCGCCGTACGAGGTGCTGCACGCCGGGGGCGTCGCGGCCGACGGAGCCCTGACCGTGCAGCTGGTGTCGGCGGAGGGCCCGCGCGACGTGCCGAGCGGGATCCCGCCGCTGTCCCTCCGCGCCACCGGCCCGCTCGACCCGGCGCGTGCGGGCCTGGTCGTGCTCCCCGGCGCTGCCGGCCGGATGCCGGACGGGCCCGGTCAGGCCGAGGAGGACAGCGTTCCGGCCGTCCTGGCGCGGGCCCTGGGCACGGGACTGCCGCCCCTGCTCGCGGCGTGCGTGGGCCGGCCGGAGCTGTGCGTGGCGACCGTGTGCGGGGGCTCGCTGCTCCTGGCCATGGCCGGGCTGATCGGGGGCCGCCCCGCAGTGACCCATCACGACGGCATGGGCGCGCTCGCGGACGCGGGCGCCCGCCCGGTGGAGGCGCGGGTGGTGGACGACGGCGATCTGGTGACCGCCGGGGGCGTGACGTCGGGCCTCGACCTCGGACTCCATCTGCTGGAGCGTGAACTCGGTCCCGCGATCGCCCTGCGCGTGGAGCGACTGTTCGCCCACGAACGGCGGGGCGTCGTGTGGCGGCCCGCCGCGTGA
- a CDS encoding GlxA family transcriptional regulator, whose amino-acid sequence MHTVAVLALDGVIAFDLSTPIEVFSRTRLPDGRPAYRVRVCAATEEVDAGAFVLRAPHGLDALAEADTIIVPGCADPSRPVPPGTLDALRAAASDGTRIASICAGALVLAATGLLDGLRATTHWMATGLLAARHPEVDVDPDVLYVDNGQFLTSAGAAAGLDLCLHMIRRDHGSAVAADAARLSVMPLEREGGQAQFIVHTQPPAPGGAELEPLLRWLEDNAGRELTLDDIAGRAGMSTRTLNRRFREQLGTTPLQWLHRARIRRAQHLLETTPHAVDRIAVQVGFGSPTAFRDRFKRVVGTSPYAYRRAFRGASRPA is encoded by the coding sequence ATGCACACCGTGGCCGTACTCGCGCTGGACGGCGTCATCGCCTTCGACCTGTCCACGCCCATCGAGGTCTTCTCGCGCACCAGGCTTCCCGACGGCCGGCCCGCCTACCGGGTACGCGTCTGCGCCGCCACCGAGGAGGTCGACGCCGGGGCGTTCGTGCTCCGCGCCCCGCACGGACTCGACGCGCTGGCCGAGGCCGACACGATCATCGTCCCGGGCTGCGCGGACCCGTCGCGGCCGGTCCCGCCCGGCACGCTCGACGCCCTGAGGGCCGCCGCCTCGGACGGGACCCGGATCGCCTCGATCTGCGCGGGTGCTCTCGTCCTGGCCGCCACCGGGCTGCTCGACGGGCTGCGGGCCACGACCCACTGGATGGCCACCGGACTCCTGGCCGCGAGACATCCGGAGGTCGACGTGGACCCCGACGTGCTGTACGTCGACAACGGCCAGTTCCTGACCTCGGCCGGCGCCGCCGCGGGGCTCGACCTCTGCCTCCACATGATCCGTCGCGACCACGGCTCGGCGGTCGCCGCCGACGCGGCGCGCCTGTCGGTGATGCCCCTGGAACGCGAGGGCGGCCAGGCGCAGTTCATCGTCCACACCCAGCCGCCCGCACCAGGGGGTGCGGAACTGGAGCCGTTGTTGCGGTGGCTGGAGGACAACGCCGGGCGCGAGCTCACGCTCGACGACATCGCCGGCCGGGCCGGGATGAGCACGCGCACGCTGAACCGCCGCTTCAGGGAGCAGCTGGGCACCACGCCGCTGCAGTGGCTGCACCGGGCGCGTATCCGCCGGGCGCAGCACCTCCTGGAGACGACGCCCCACGCCGTCGACCGCATCGCCGTGCAGGTGGGTTTCGGTTCGCCGACGGCCTTCCGGGACCGCTTCAAGCGCGTGGTGGGGACGAGCCCGTACGCGTACCGGCGCGCTTTCCGTGGAGCCTCCCGACCTGCCTGA
- a CDS encoding helix-turn-helix domain-containing protein, with product MKEQNQEDTELDAVLTGVGPRLRRLRKDRGVTLAALSEATGISVSTLSRLESGGRRPSLELLLPIARAHEVPLDDLVGAPPVGDPRVRAKPIVQGAKTSLPLTGRPGGLQAYKVIQEAPCTEVPEQRTHEGYEWLYVLNGRLRLKLAEHDLVLVPGEAAEFDTRLPHWFGPAGDEPVEFLSLFGPQGERMHVRAKPKRQ from the coding sequence ATGAAGGAACAGAACCAGGAAGACACCGAACTGGACGCCGTGCTCACCGGCGTCGGGCCCCGGCTGCGGCGACTGCGCAAGGACCGCGGGGTGACGCTCGCCGCCCTGTCCGAGGCGACGGGGATCTCGGTCTCCACCCTGTCCCGTCTCGAATCCGGCGGAAGGCGGCCCAGCCTGGAACTGCTGCTCCCGATCGCCCGGGCCCACGAGGTGCCGCTCGACGACCTCGTGGGGGCGCCGCCGGTCGGCGATCCGAGGGTACGGGCGAAGCCGATCGTCCAGGGCGCCAAGACCTCCCTGCCGCTCACCGGCAGGCCCGGCGGCCTCCAGGCCTACAAGGTGATCCAGGAGGCCCCCTGTACCGAGGTGCCCGAGCAGCGGACCCACGAGGGCTACGAGTGGCTGTACGTGCTCAACGGCCGGCTCCGGCTCAAGCTCGCCGAGCACGACCTCGTGCTGGTTCCGGGGGAGGCCGCCGAATTCGACACGCGGCTGCCGCACTGGTTCGGCCCCGCGGGCGACGAGCCGGTCGAGTTCCTCAGCCTCTTCGGGCCGCAGGGGGAGCGGATGCACGTGAGGGCCAAGCCGAAGCGGCAGTGA
- a CDS encoding NADPH:quinone oxidoreductase family protein, protein MQAWRVHRNGEPSEVMELEETDRPVPGDGQVLVEVRAANINFPDALLCRGQYQVRPPLPFTPGVEVCGTTEDGRRVLATPALPRGGFADYVVADEAALLPAPAALDDAEAAALHIGYQTGWFGLHRRANLRAGETLLVHAAAGGVGSAAVQLGKAAGATVIGVAGGPEKAAIARELGCDLVIDRRSEDIVAAVKEATGGRGADVVYDPVGGDAYAKSVKCVAFEGRVVVVGFASGSIPAPALNHALVKNYSIMGLHWGLYNTKDPAAVRACHDELTKLAEQGAVRPLISERVPMAEAARAVQRVADGTSTGRIVVMPAGGAR, encoded by the coding sequence ATGCAGGCATGGCGAGTGCACCGGAACGGCGAGCCGAGCGAGGTGATGGAGCTCGAGGAGACGGACCGGCCCGTGCCCGGCGACGGCCAGGTGCTGGTCGAGGTACGCGCGGCGAACATCAACTTCCCCGACGCGCTCCTGTGCCGGGGCCAGTACCAGGTGCGACCCCCGCTGCCCTTCACCCCGGGCGTGGAGGTCTGCGGCACGACCGAGGACGGCCGCCGGGTGCTCGCCACCCCCGCCCTTCCCCGAGGCGGCTTCGCCGACTACGTCGTCGCCGACGAGGCGGCCCTGCTCCCCGCGCCCGCCGCCCTCGACGACGCCGAGGCGGCCGCACTGCACATCGGCTACCAGACCGGCTGGTTCGGACTGCACCGGCGCGCGAACCTGCGGGCCGGTGAGACGCTGCTGGTGCACGCGGCGGCCGGCGGGGTCGGCAGCGCCGCCGTCCAGCTGGGCAAGGCGGCCGGAGCCACCGTCATCGGCGTGGCCGGCGGCCCCGAAAAGGCGGCGATCGCCCGCGAGCTCGGCTGCGACCTGGTCATCGACCGCAGGAGCGAGGACATCGTCGCGGCCGTGAAGGAGGCCACGGGGGGACGCGGCGCGGACGTCGTCTACGACCCCGTCGGCGGGGACGCCTACGCCAAGTCCGTCAAGTGCGTCGCCTTCGAGGGCCGGGTCGTCGTCGTCGGCTTCGCGAGCGGCTCCATCCCCGCACCCGCCCTCAACCACGCCCTGGTGAAGAACTACTCGATCATGGGCCTCCACTGGGGCCTGTACAACACCAAGGACCCCGCCGCGGTCCGCGCCTGCCACGACGAACTCACCAAGCTCGCCGAACAGGGCGCCGTCCGGCCACTGATCAGCGAACGCGTCCCGATGGCCGAGGCGGCGCGGGCCGTGCAGCGGGTCGCGGACGGCACCAGCACCGGCCGCATCGTCGTCATGCCGGCAGGAGGAGCCCGATGA
- a CDS encoding acyl-CoA dehydrogenase family protein codes for MSATVDAAEVRRLTRELLAAHPPATTGRTDFLEARFDAGLAWVHYPVGLGGLDAPRSLQPVVDAGLAAAGAPDNDPRRIGIGLGMAAPTILGFGTDEQKQRFLRPLWVGDEVWCQLFSEPGAGSDLAALATRAVRAEDGTGDWVVDGQKVWTSSAHVARWAILIARTDPDVPKHRGISYFICDMTDPGVEVRPLRQITGEAEFNEVFLTGVRIPDNRRLGPVGEGWKVAQTTLMNERVSIGGARIPREGGMIGTVARTWREQPALRTHDLHQRMLTLWVEAEVARLTGERLRQQLVAGQPGPEGSGMKLAFARLNQEISGLEVELLGDEGLLYSDWTMRRPELVDFTGRDAGYRYLRSKGNSIEGGTSEVLLNIVAERVLGLPVEPRNDKDAAWKDLAR; via the coding sequence ATGAGCGCGACCGTGGACGCGGCCGAGGTCCGCCGTCTCACCCGGGAACTGCTGGCGGCCCACCCGCCGGCCACCACCGGCCGGACCGACTTCCTGGAGGCGCGCTTCGACGCCGGACTGGCATGGGTGCACTACCCCGTCGGCCTCGGTGGGCTCGACGCCCCGCGCTCCCTGCAGCCCGTCGTCGACGCCGGACTCGCCGCCGCCGGGGCCCCCGACAACGATCCGCGCCGCATCGGCATCGGACTCGGCATGGCCGCCCCGACGATCCTGGGCTTCGGTACCGACGAGCAGAAGCAGCGCTTCCTGCGCCCGCTGTGGGTCGGTGACGAGGTGTGGTGCCAGCTCTTCAGCGAGCCCGGCGCGGGTTCCGACCTCGCCGCGCTCGCGACCCGGGCCGTCCGTGCCGAGGACGGGACGGGGGACTGGGTGGTCGACGGGCAGAAGGTCTGGACCTCCAGTGCCCACGTGGCCCGCTGGGCGATCCTGATCGCCCGTACCGACCCCGACGTCCCCAAGCACCGCGGCATCAGCTACTTCATCTGCGACATGACCGACCCGGGTGTCGAGGTGCGACCCCTGCGACAGATCACCGGCGAGGCCGAGTTCAACGAGGTCTTCCTCACCGGCGTACGCATTCCCGACAACAGGCGGCTGGGACCGGTCGGCGAGGGCTGGAAGGTCGCGCAGACGACCCTCATGAACGAGCGCGTCTCGATCGGTGGAGCCCGCATCCCCCGCGAGGGCGGCATGATCGGCACCGTCGCCAGGACCTGGCGCGAACAGCCCGCGCTGCGCACCCACGACCTCCACCAGCGGATGCTCACGCTGTGGGTCGAGGCCGAGGTGGCCAGGCTCACCGGTGAGCGCCTGCGCCAGCAGCTCGTCGCCGGCCAGCCCGGCCCCGAGGGGTCGGGCATGAAGCTGGCGTTCGCCCGCCTCAACCAGGAGATCAGCGGACTGGAGGTCGAACTTCTGGGTGACGAGGGTCTGTTGTACAGCGACTGGACCATGCGGCGCCCCGAGCTGGTCGACTTCACCGGACGCGACGCCGGCTACCGCTACCTGCGTTCGAAGGGGAACTCCATCGAAGGCGGTACGAGCGAGGTCCTGCTCAACATCGTCGCCGAACGCGTGCTCGGTCTCCCCGTCGAACCGCGCAACGACAAGGACGCAGCCTGGAAGGATCTCGCCCGATGA
- a CDS encoding acyl-CoA dehydrogenase family protein — translation MTPQTEAHAPDLLYSETEEDLRSAVRSLLADRADAPTVIASVESGTPYDQRLWDSLAAGIGAAGLLVPEKLGGQGAGHREAAVVVEELGRSVVPAPFLTSAVVATDVLLALGADDGPAGELLDGLAAGRKVAVLAVPFATAPADGAAALAGTLDRTVTGVADAVAADVLLVPTGEGLYAVETGGDGVTVQPLVALDLTRPLATVTLSGVTGTRLAEPGPAAAAVTRGLLSGAGLLASEQLGLAEWCLTETVRYTRERHQFNRPVGSFQSLKHRMAQLWLQVVSARAAARNAADALAAGSPDAPLAVAVAQAYCSKVAVHAAEECVQLHGGIGMTWEHPAHLYLKRAKADSIAYGSAGRHRDAVAELMELPAP, via the coding sequence ATGACCCCACAGACCGAAGCCCACGCGCCGGACCTGCTCTACTCCGAGACCGAGGAGGACCTGCGGTCGGCGGTCCGCTCGCTGCTCGCGGACCGGGCCGACGCGCCGACGGTGATCGCGTCGGTCGAGTCCGGCACGCCGTACGACCAGCGGCTGTGGGATTCGCTCGCCGCCGGGATCGGGGCCGCGGGGCTGCTGGTGCCCGAGAAGCTCGGCGGGCAGGGCGCGGGCCATCGCGAGGCCGCCGTGGTCGTCGAGGAGCTGGGCCGGAGTGTCGTACCCGCCCCGTTTCTGACCAGTGCGGTGGTCGCCACCGACGTGCTCCTCGCCCTCGGCGCCGACGACGGGCCGGCCGGTGAGCTCCTCGACGGCCTCGCGGCCGGGCGCAAGGTCGCGGTCCTCGCCGTGCCGTTCGCCACGGCACCGGCCGACGGCGCCGCCGCACTGGCGGGCACGCTCGACCGGACCGTGACCGGTGTGGCCGACGCGGTTGCCGCCGACGTCCTGCTGGTGCCCACCGGCGAGGGGCTGTACGCCGTGGAGACCGGCGGTGACGGTGTCACCGTCCAGCCGCTCGTCGCCCTCGACCTGACCCGGCCGCTCGCGACGGTCACCCTGAGCGGGGTCACCGGCACACGGCTCGCGGAACCGGGTCCCGCCGCCGCGGCCGTGACGAGGGGACTGCTGTCGGGCGCCGGGCTGCTCGCGTCCGAGCAGCTCGGCCTGGCCGAGTGGTGCCTGACCGAGACGGTCCGGTACACCCGGGAGCGCCACCAGTTCAACAGGCCGGTCGGCTCGTTCCAGTCGCTCAAGCACCGGATGGCCCAGCTCTGGCTGCAGGTCGTCTCCGCGCGCGCCGCCGCACGCAACGCCGCCGACGCGCTGGCGGCCGGAAGCCCGGACGCCCCGCTCGCCGTCGCGGTCGCGCAGGCGTACTGCTCGAAGGTCGCCGTGCACGCCGCGGAGGAGTGCGTGCAGCTGCACGGCGGGATCGGGATGACCTGGGAGCATCCCGCGCACCTGTATCTCAAGCGGGCCAAGGCCGACTCGATCGCCTACGGCTCCGCCGGACGGCACCGCGACGCCGTGGCCGAGCTGATGGAGCTTCCGGCGCCGTAG
- a CDS encoding phosphatidylinositol-specific phospholipase C/glycerophosphodiester phosphodiesterase family protein has translation MAHLTRRSVVSTALATAAAGVFVPAQAAAAAPAPPRGPRPLARAHAHNDYLHPRPLHDALAQGFTSVEADIFLVDGELLVAHEAGSLDPARTLTGLYLDPLAARVRAHHGSVHAGYRDPLQLLIDIKTEGAATYLALDRVLRSYRHILSHYAAGRVRSGAVTPLVSGDRAARVPMEAQTDRYAFYDGRPDDLGTQAPASFIPLISGNWTQSFTWPGTGPFPAAERDRLRTFVSTAHAAGQRVRFWGTPDAPGPEREAVWTELVAAGVDHLNSDDLEGLASFLRRRGGSGRRSG, from the coding sequence ATGGCACACCTGACCCGTCGCAGCGTCGTCAGCACCGCTCTCGCCACCGCCGCCGCAGGCGTGTTCGTCCCCGCGCAAGCGGCGGCCGCGGCGCCGGCCCCGCCCCGCGGCCCCCGCCCGCTCGCCCGCGCCCACGCGCACAACGACTACCTGCATCCACGGCCGCTCCACGACGCGCTCGCGCAGGGATTCACGAGCGTCGAGGCGGACATCTTCCTCGTCGACGGTGAACTGCTCGTCGCCCACGAGGCAGGGAGCCTCGACCCCGCGCGCACCCTCACCGGCCTCTACCTCGACCCCCTCGCGGCCCGGGTACGCGCCCACCACGGATCCGTCCACGCCGGATACCGCGACCCGCTCCAGCTTCTGATCGACATCAAGACCGAGGGCGCCGCCACCTACCTGGCGCTCGACCGCGTCCTTCGGAGCTACCGGCACATCCTCAGCCACTACGCCGCCGGACGTGTCCGGTCGGGAGCCGTCACCCCCCTCGTCTCCGGCGACCGCGCCGCCCGCGTCCCGATGGAGGCGCAGACCGACCGGTACGCCTTCTACGACGGCAGGCCGGACGATCTCGGCACGCAGGCTCCCGCCTCCTTCATCCCGCTCATCAGCGGCAACTGGACTCAGAGCTTCACATGGCCCGGGACGGGCCCCTTCCCCGCAGCCGAGAGGGACAGGCTTCGCACCTTCGTGTCGACGGCCCACGCCGCCGGTCAGCGGGTCCGCTTCTGGGGCACCCCGGACGCCCCGGGACCGGAGCGTGAGGCTGTCTGGACGGAACTCGTCGCCGCCGGCGTCGACCACCTCAACAGCGACGATCTGGAAGGGCTCGCGTCCTTCCTCCGCCGGCGAGGGGGCAGCGGCCGCCGGAGCGGCTGA
- a CDS encoding endonuclease, giving the protein MTSRRPLDELLERHGTTYADEAGVRLRDKPQPLYQLLVLSHLLSARIRAGIAVAAARALFAHRLSTPRRMAGATWQERVDALGEGGYRRYDERTATQLEDEAVLVLDDHGGDLRHLRREADGDRDALSAGLRRFPGIGPAGADIFLREVQTVWPEFAPYFDPKALRGAERLGLPTSPEKLARLAGDRDPALVAAALVRGAAARS; this is encoded by the coding sequence GTGACCTCTCGCCGCCCGCTCGACGAGCTGCTGGAGCGGCACGGCACGACGTACGCGGACGAGGCGGGCGTGCGCCTGCGCGACAAGCCCCAGCCGCTCTATCAGCTGCTCGTGCTGAGTCACCTGCTGAGCGCCCGGATCCGTGCGGGGATCGCGGTGGCCGCTGCTCGGGCCCTCTTCGCGCACCGGCTGAGCACCCCGCGCCGCATGGCCGGAGCCACCTGGCAGGAGCGCGTGGACGCACTGGGCGAGGGTGGCTACCGCCGCTACGACGAGCGCACGGCCACGCAGCTGGAGGACGAGGCCGTGCTCGTGCTCGACGACCACGGCGGAGACCTCCGGCACCTGCGCCGGGAGGCAGACGGCGACCGGGATGCCCTGTCCGCGGGGCTCAGGCGCTTCCCGGGGATCGGTCCCGCGGGCGCCGACATCTTCCTGCGTGAGGTGCAGACGGTGTGGCCCGAGTTCGCGCCCTACTTCGACCCCAAGGCCCTGCGCGGTGCCGAACGGCTCGGGCTGCCCACCAGCCCGGAGAAACTGGCGCGTCTGGCGGGCGACCGGGATCCGGCCCTGGTGGCGGCGGCTCTGGTCCGCGGTGCGGCGGCCAGGAGCTGA
- a CDS encoding DUF6480 family protein: MAISLTPPGETPPAEGCISEAHVERPDGGIWEHPVFWAAIVLLGSAVFAGYFIARIFGFA, from the coding sequence ATGGCTATTTCACTCACGCCGCCCGGGGAGACCCCTCCCGCCGAGGGCTGCATAAGCGAAGCACACGTGGAGCGCCCGGACGGCGGCATCTGGGAGCACCCCGTCTTCTGGGCCGCGATCGTGCTGTTGGGCTCGGCGGTCTTCGCCGGGTACTTCATCGCCCGCATCTTCGGGTTCGCGTGA
- a CDS encoding aromatic acid exporter family protein, which produces MPAVSPPAPVVKLVKRTTEPAATQTLRSTAAAVIAFAVAEWVLPDPHPSPLTAPLTALLVVQVTLYATLTTGIRRVNAVVVGVLIASAFSSLVGLSWWSLGLTIFSALLIGRVVRVNEFVPEVAISAMLVLGVAQVANTAWERVLETLIGAGVGLLFNLLFAPPVWVESAGASIGGLGQRMGSMFRALGDEVSGNHPVGEAAARLHEARRLDHDIVEVDASLRQAEDSLTLNPRVRQGLLYRVVLRTGLDTLEICAVVLRVLTRTLTDLAKARQDESLFPEDVAACLRELFTHMSDAIEGFAELITTSIAESGEEAEDRLADALAHSRRARDRVADLLLEDVQEHPRQWQLHGALLAEVDRILDELDIDKRTERLAEELDRRSAEMHEHHRRLRALSRRLRGAAPSRIRAGD; this is translated from the coding sequence ATGCCTGCCGTTTCCCCGCCCGCGCCCGTCGTCAAACTCGTCAAGCGGACCACCGAGCCGGCCGCGACACAGACGCTGCGGTCGACGGCGGCGGCCGTCATCGCCTTCGCGGTGGCCGAGTGGGTCCTCCCCGACCCCCATCCCTCGCCGCTCACCGCACCCCTCACCGCCCTGCTCGTGGTCCAGGTGACGCTCTACGCCACGCTCACCACCGGCATCCGGCGTGTGAACGCCGTCGTCGTCGGGGTGCTGATCGCCAGCGCGTTCAGTTCCCTCGTCGGCCTGAGCTGGTGGAGCCTCGGGCTGACCATCTTCAGCGCCCTGCTGATCGGACGGGTGGTACGCGTCAACGAGTTCGTCCCCGAGGTGGCGATCAGCGCGATGCTGGTCCTCGGCGTCGCGCAGGTCGCCAACACGGCGTGGGAGCGGGTGCTGGAGACACTGATCGGCGCAGGCGTCGGTCTCCTCTTCAACCTCCTGTTCGCCCCACCCGTCTGGGTCGAGTCCGCCGGCGCGTCCATCGGAGGCCTCGGACAGCGGATGGGCAGCATGTTCCGGGCCCTGGGCGACGAGGTGAGCGGCAACCACCCGGTCGGGGAGGCCGCCGCACGCCTGCACGAGGCCCGCCGCCTGGACCACGACATCGTGGAGGTCGACGCGTCGCTGCGGCAGGCCGAGGACAGCCTGACCCTCAACCCCCGGGTCAGGCAGGGACTGCTCTACCGCGTCGTGCTGCGCACCGGTCTCGACACGCTGGAGATCTGCGCGGTGGTCCTCCGCGTCCTGACGCGCACCCTGACGGACCTGGCCAAGGCCCGCCAGGACGAGTCGCTGTTCCCCGAGGACGTCGCGGCCTGCCTCAGGGAACTGTTCACCCACATGTCCGACGCCATCGAGGGCTTCGCCGAACTGATCACCACATCGATCGCCGAGAGCGGCGAAGAGGCCGAGGACCGCCTCGCCGACGCACTCGCCCACAGCCGTCGGGCGCGCGACCGGGTGGCGGACCTCCTGCTCGAGGACGTACAGGAGCACCCCCGGCAGTGGCAGCTGCACGGCGCGCTGCTCGCCGAGGTGGACCGCATCCTGGACGAACTCGACATCGACAAGCGGACGGAACGCCTGGCCGAGGAGCTGGACCGCCGCTCCGCGGAGATGCACGAGCACCACCGCCGGCTGCGAGCGCTCTCCCGACGGCTGCGGGGGGCCGCACCCTCACGGATCAGGGCGGGTGACTGA
- a CDS encoding CDGSH iron-sulfur domain-containing protein, whose amino-acid sequence MPSSPERPRRISLEDDGPLLVEGPVEVTCADGSVAVSDRFVVAVCMCRRSRMYPWCDTSHRRRTKPADVRPEGDPAD is encoded by the coding sequence GTGCCGAGCAGCCCTGAACGTCCGCGGCGGATCTCCCTGGAGGACGACGGGCCCCTGCTGGTCGAGGGGCCGGTCGAGGTCACGTGCGCGGACGGCTCGGTCGCGGTCTCGGACCGGTTCGTCGTCGCGGTCTGCATGTGCCGGCGCAGCCGGATGTACCCGTGGTGCGACACGAGCCACCGGCGTCGCACGAAACCGGCGGATGTCCGGCCGGAGGGTGATCCGGCGGACTGA